The Streptomyces rubrogriseus genomic sequence GCCCGGCAGTTGACCACGCTCGACGTGCTCGGCGACGGCCGCCTCGGCGTCGGTGCGGGGCTGGGGTGGATGAAGCAGGAGTACGGCTCCGCCCGCAACGCGGACTGGCAGCGGCGCGGCAAGATGCTCGATGACACGCTGGCGCTCTTGCAGGCGTGGTGAACGACCAATCCCGTGTCCTGAGACAGCGAGTTCTTCACCATGCCACCGGTCCACACCGGTCGAGCGGCTGAAGCGGTACGCCGACTCCGGCGTCGGCGAGGCGTACTTCGATGCCTTCGCGATGTTCACCAGTCTTGACCAGCCGCTCGACTTCGCCGCCCAGGTGATCGAGGGCATCGGCCGACTGTGACCCGCCAAGAAACGTTCACTCAAGAAACGACCACCAAGAAGGAGAGCATTCACCATGAGCAGCATCAGTTTCATCGGCCTCGGGGGCATGGCCCATGCCGTCGCCGCCCGCGCGGTCTCGGGCGGCCACTCCGTCGAGCTCATCGGCCGCGACCCGGCCAAGGCCAAGGGCCTGGCATCCGAACTCGGCGCCGGTGCCACGGCGGGGACCTTCGGCGCGGTCCCCGAGAGCGACCTCGTCGTCCTCGCCGTGCCGTACACCAGCGCTGTGCCGGTCGTCGCCCAGTACGGAGACGCCCTGGCCGGCAAGGTCATCATCGACATTTCCAACACCTTCAACGCCGACACCACCGGGCTCGTAACCCCCGACGGCACATCGGGTGCGCAGGAGATCGCCAAGGCGGCCCCGGCGAGCGCGCACGTCGTGAAGGCGTTCAACACCGTCTTCGGCCACGTCCTGGTCCAGGAACGACCGTTGGACGTGCTCTTCGCCGGAGACGACGAGGGCGCCAAGGCGAACGTGTCGGCGTTCATCGAGAGCCTCGGACTGCGCCCGCTCGATGTCGGCGGTCTGGAGATGGCTCGCTGGCTGGAAGGGATCGGGCCGCTGCTGATGGGCCTGGCCCGCAACGGCGCGGGCACCTTCGACATCGCCCTCAACGTCGACCTGCCCGGCTGAGTGCACCCCACACCCACCGCTTCTTCGGCCGCGTCACTCACGCCACATCACTCACGCCGCGTCATTCACAAGGAGGAGTAACGTGCACGTCTTCGTCACCGGCGGGACCGGCCACTCCGGCTCGCACATCATTCCCGAACTCGTCGCCGCGGGGCACGAGGTCACCGGCCTGGCCCGGTCGGACACGGCCGCGGCGACCCTGTCCGCGCTCGGCGCGAAGGTCCGCCGCGGCGACCTCCGGGATCTCGACGGGCTCAAGGAGGCGGCCGTGGACTCCGACGGCGTCATCCACGTCGCGCACAGGCAGGACCTGCTTCCGTCCGGCGGGATCGACGCCGTGGCCGCCGCCGAGCTCCCGATCGTGCTCGCCTACGGCGAGGTACTCGCGGGAACCGGAAAGCCACTGGTCGCGGCGGGGAGCATCGGCTCGCCCGGGACCGGGCGGAACCTGGGCCGACCGTCCACCGAGGAGGATCCCGCCCTCCCCGTCGGCGATGAGCACAAGGGCACCCTGCGGGCCCGTAACGTCGTCGAGACCACGATAATCGGCCTCGCCGAGCGGGGAGTCCGGTCTTCCGTCGTACGGATTGCCAACATCGCGCACAGCACGGCCGATCGTGCCGGCTTCCTCCCCACCCTGATCGCCCTGGCGAAGGAGAAGGGCTTCGCCGGGTACCCCGGAGACGGCACGAACCTGTGGAACGCCGTACACATCCGCGACGCCGCTTCCCTGTTCCGCCTGGCGCTGGAGAAGGGCCCGGCCGGCAGCTACTGGCACGCGGTCGAGGACGGGGGCATCCCGGTCCGCGAGATCGCGGAGGCCATCGGCGACCGCCTGGGCCTGCCCGCGGTGAGCGTGCCCCTGGACGAACTGATGCTGCCGGGACACTTCGGGTTTCTCACCAACATCGTCACGCGGAGCTACCCGACGTCCAACCTCATCACCCGCAAGACCCTCGGCTGGGAACCCGCGCAGCCCGGCCTCCTCGCCGACCTGGACAACGGCCACTACTTCCCGTCAGCCGACGTCCCCGCAATCTGATGACCACTGTGGGATTCATCGGAAGCGGGGCCATCGGTAGTACGATCGCGCGGCTCGCCGTCGCGGCCGGACACCAGGTCGTGCTCAGCAACTCGCGCGGTCCCGGGTCGCTCGCGGACACGGTGGCGGAACTGGGCCCCCAGGCGTCGGCGGGGACGAGCGAGGAGGCCGCGGCGGCCGGTGACATCGTCGTGGTGACGGTGCCGGTCGCGGCCTTCCCCGCCATGCCCCCCGCGCGGCTGGCCGGGAAGACGGTCATCGACACGTGCAACTACGGGCCCGAGCGCGACGGGCACATCCCCGAGCTTGACGACACGTCGCTCACCTCGAGCGAGCTGCTGCTGCGATACGTCCCGGACGCCATGCTCGTGAAAGCTTTTAACAACATCTACTTCAAGCACCTGCTGTCGCTCGCCCGTCCGGCGGGGGCGGCCGACCGCTCATACCTGCCGATCGCCGGGGACTCCGGGCCGGCGAAGGCGGCAGCCACCGAATTCATCGATTCCATCGGGTACGGCGTGGTGGACGCGGGCCTCCTGGCCGACAGCTGGCGGCAGGCGACGGGCACACCGGTGTGGGGGACCCCGTACGGGCCGCCCTCGAACGAGAAGGGCCGGCCGACCGGCCCGGACGTCATCCGCGCGGCACTGGCCGCCGCAACGCGATAACCGCACGTCGGCGCGTGCCGCAGTATGGCCCGGTCGCGATCATGCTGCGCCGACTGCCACCGATGCGGAGACTGCATCAAGGACGCCTGGGTGAGGACGAAGTCGTCGGTTAACCGGGACGCCAGGTCGCCGCCCGAGTCGCTCCAGGCTCGGTACATCTCGACGAGCGAGGCCAGCAGGCCGGTCGGGGAGTCGGACAGAGCGTGGGCCAGGGTGAGCGGGCGGGTGCTCTGCTGGTGCTGGTAGCCGCCCTCCTTCGCGCTCCAGGTGGCGACCTGGTCGAGGTAGGCCTGTTCGTCCAGGGTGAGGCTGGCGGCGTCGTACTCCTGGGGTGCGGCGACGGCGAGCAGATGGATGCAGGCCAGCGACTCCGCGTAGGCCCCCCCAGGCGCGAGGTGATCCCCGCGCCCAGGTCACCGCCGTGGGCGGCGTACCGGTCGAAACCGAGCTCGTCCCGCAGTAACCCGGTGGGCCCGTCAGACCGTGGTCGGCAGCGCGTTTTCCAGGAGGGTCTCTGCCGCTGTCCGCGCGTGCCGGCCGTAGTTCGACTCGCCCAGCACCATGGCGCGGCTGGCGGCGCCGTCCGCGAGGGTCACGAGTTGCTCGGCGAGGAGGGCGGGCTCGCGGCAGCCCAGTTCCGCTACCAGGTCGGTCACCAGCCGCACCATCAGCAGTTTCTGTTCGCGGGCGTAGGAGTGGACCGCGTTCCGGGGATCGGGGAACTCCGCGGCGGCGTCGATGAACGGGCATCCGCGCACGGGATCCGTGCCGGTCGGGGGCGGGTCGAACAGCGCGAGGATTCGCTCCTTGGCGGGGATGTCCTCGCGTGCCAGCACGCCCTCCAGGGTGCGTCCCGTCGAGGAGAGGTCCTTGAGGTGGGCGAGGACCAGCTCGTCCTTGGTCCTGAAGTGCGCGTAGAGGGTGCGCTTGGACACCGGCGCCCGCTCCGCGATCTGCTCCATGCCGGTCGCGTTGATCCCTTGGGCCGCGAACAGTCCGGCCGCGGCGGCCAGGATGCGCTCCCGCCCTCCTCGCCCCGGCCGTCGAGACGCCGTCGTCGTCGTGGTCATGACGTAAGTATACGCCGACGTTTACTTCGGAGGAGGTGGCTGGCTATAGTGGCCTTCAGGTAAACGGTTGTGTTTACTTTGGCGACCCTGAGGAGAGTTCCATGAGCGGACCGGTCTTCACCCGGACACGCACGGGCGAGGCACCCACCGGCGGGACACGGCCGGGCCGGACGCGAACGTCGGAGTACGCCGAGCAGCTGATCCGCGGGCGCCGCGCGACCCGCGCATTCCGTCCCCACCCGGTACCCGAGGACACTCTGCGCGAGGTCTTCTCCCTGGCCGGCACCGCGCCGTCCAATTCCAACGCGCAGCCGTGGCGGGTCGAGGTGGTCGGTGGCGCACGGCGAGACCGTCTGGCCGACGCCCTGCGAACGGCCCACGCCGAGCGACGCGTCACGGCCGACTACCCGTACTCCGAGGACATGTACGCCCCCGTCCACCAGGAACGGCGGGCCGCCTTCGGCGCCGGTCTGTACGGAGCGCTGGGCATCGGTCCCGGCGACCACGCGGCTCGCGCGGCCTACGACGCGGAAAGCCTGGGCTTCTACGGGGCGCCGCACGCCGCGTTCCTGTTCGTCACCGGTGACGGCGGGCCGCGCCTGGCCGCCGACGTCGGCGCCTACCTGCAGACGCTGCTGCTGGCCATGACCGGCTACGGCTTGGCCAGTTGCCCGCAGGGCCTGCTCAGCTTCTACGCCGACACCGTCCGCGATCAACTCGGAGTGGACGAGGGGAAGCTGCTTGTGGGTATCTCCTTCGGCTACGCCGACGAGGATGCGCCGGTAAACCGGGTCGCGACGGGCCGGGCGGACCTGGAGGCAACCACCACGTTCCACGCCTAGAGTCGGTCGGTCCCGAAAGCGCTGGTCACAGCCATTCGTTGAGGGCTGCGACCAGCACGGTCGACTCGTACGGGACGGCGAGGTTGTCGTACCTCGTGGCCACAGCGCGGTTCCGTTTCAGCCGATGGATCCCACACTCCACGGTGTGGCGTTCTTCGCAGTCGTCCTTGTAGCCGTCTTTGGCGAAGGCCGGCGGCTGGCGGCCGGCCGCCTCGGGAGCCGAGCTTTCTGTGGTTGCGTACATGGTCGGCCTTCTCCGGGATGGGTGCATCCGATCCTGCGTCTGCGCAGGTGGGAGCCGTTCGTGCGGGAGCCGTAGGCCTTGTCGGCACGGACCCTGTCCGGCGTGGTGCGCGGGCGTCCGGGGCCGGTGCGAGGCAGGCAGATATCTTCGAGGACGGGCTGGAACTGCGGCCAGAGCCAATTTCGGGGGCCCCGTCAACGACAGCTACTTCGACTCCCTGGCCGCGCGCGGGGCATCCTCAGTGCCCGCAGGACTCCCGCGCCAACTGGCTTTCCAGCGGGGCGGGGCCGTCCAGTCGGCCCGCGACGCCCTCGGTGAAGTACTCGCGAACAGACGTGATGGTGGTGGGAAGGAGCTTGCGGCAGCACGCGGCACCGTCTCAGACCCAGATGCGACCGTCGGGCGTACGGAAATCGACAAGGGTCCACATCGTGCAACCCCGGTCCATGATCGGAACGATGCCTGGCGGGAGGACGGTCTCGTCGCCGGGGTCTCCGGCGGGAGTGGCGAAACTGCGGTAGAGCTCGAGGATGTCCTCGCCATCGCAGAAGTAGTGGTCAGGGAGCGGGCTCAGTGAGGCGCATTCCCGGCCGTCGATGCCGAAACCGCCATTGGAGACCTCGGTATAGAGCCTGCGCAGGAAACGGGGCATCGGATGACCGATCTCCGCTTCGACGGCGGCGATCAAAGCGGGTGTGGCGACCGGTGCCAGGTTGCCGGCAGACGTCTGCTTCCTGATCACCGCGATCAATTCGTCCTCGGTCATGCTCGCCCCTCGGTTCATCGACTCACGGCTCAGCATGAGGCACGGGCACGCCGATAAGGAAGGAGAGTTCGATGTCCACCTGGCGCAGAGCGACGGCAAGGGGCGCTGGCCGGGCGATCATTCATCCCGCTAGCCGACCATTGTCAGTCTCAGCGCCAACGTCTGCACTGATGTTTCCCAAGGCCGTCCGTGCCGGGGGCTATGCGTCTAGAGTCTGTCTCTTGGAAGTGCGGTGCGCAGGGTGCTGCATGCCGGATCGATAACCTGTGTCGGCGTCGGCGGCATCGTGTGAAACTTCGGGCCATGACCTCACCTGAGCTCAGTGACCTGGACTATCTCCGGGAGATCGAGCGCCTCGCCAACCGTGTCAGTGTGGAGGCGTCCAACGAAGGATGGCTCTCGTTCCAGGCAGACCCGGATGAGGCGACACCGCTCCGGCTCAGCGTGAACGTGCTTGCTCGGGCTCTCCGCCACTACCACTTCGAGGGTGACGGCTGTCTGGACGAGGACCGGCCTCTGGTCCGCCTCGTCGGAGCCTCGGTGTTGAAGCCCGGGGCCATGCCGGCCGGGGTGGAGGAAACGTACGAGGAGGTGTGTGCACGGATCGGCGTCGCCCCCAGGCCGGAGGGCTGGGCACTGTGGAACACCTGGAGCGACGGGGACCTGAAGGTGACCATGGTGGTGTCCGCCGTCGAGACGACCGAGGGGCTGTTCGAGAACTGGGTGCGCGGGAGGGCACTCGACCCGGTGTCACCGCTGCCCTCCCAGATCGCCCTCGTCCGCCAGGGGTGGATAGGACCGATGACGTTCTCACCTCGTGGCGTCAGACGGACTGGCCTTGGCGGTCGGCCGCTGTCCTAGGCTCTGGCCCTCGGTCAGGGCCGTGTCCACATGAGAATCGCAGCGAGGTGCAGTGCGGCCTGGTAGGCGATGGCGAGCTTGTCGGTTCGCATGGCCGGATCACGCCACTGCTTGAGGCGATTGATGCACCGTTCGACGGCATTGCGCTGCTTGTATGCCTCAGCGTCGAAGCCGGGCGGGCGACCACCGGCGCGACCTCGCCGCAGTCGGTGACCGACCTGGTCGGTGGGCTGCGGGATCACGGCACGGATACCTCGCCGCCTGAGATGCGCACGGATCGCGCGGGATGAATACGGGCGGTCCGCCAGGACGACGTCCGGCCGGGTCCGCGGTCTTCCCGGTCCACCTCGCGGAACACGGATGCCTGCCATGACAACCTCGAAGGCCGGCGCATCGCCCGCTTGGCCCGCGGAGACGCGGAGGGTCAAGGTCGTGCATGGCTGTCGCTGACGAGGTGGACCTTCGTACTCGGGCCGCCGCGCGAACGCCCGAGCGCATGGTCATCGGGCTCGGCCCGAAATGGCGCCCCTTTTTCCTGGCTCCGGCGGCGTGCTGGTGAGCCCGGCAGACGGTGGAGTCCACCGACACGGTCCAGCCGACGTCCTCAGCACCGTCGGCCGCTGCCAGGAGCGCGGCGAGGATCCGTTCCCAGGTGCCGTCCACGGCCCACCTGAGCAACTGTTTGTGAGCGGTCTGGAATTGAGCCCAGCTCGTCCGGCAGGTCCCGCCAGGGCGAGCCGGTGCGGTACTTCCACGCGATGGCCTCCAGGGTTCGACGACGGTCGGCCCATCGCCGACCACGGACCGGATCGGCCGGCATCAACGGCTCAATCCGGTTCCACATCGCATCAGTGATCACCCACCGGACAGACACATCCGTTCAACCGACGAGCAGATCAAGGAGACACGCTCTAGCGCTGCAACACCCGCGAGGGCGTCGCCCGTAGCCGACGCCGGGTGCGTCGGGCGTGCCCGGGACAGTCTTCCCGTAGCGGGTGGCGATTCCTCGCCAATGCTTCAATCGGTTGATGCACCGCTTGAGGGTGTTGCGCTGCTTGTAGGTCTGGCGATCGAAGGCCGGCGGCCTGCCTCGACGTAGCCGGTGACTGCGCTGGTCTGCGGGGACGGGGATCACTGCCGGATTCCGCGCCCGCGCAGGTGCTGGCGGATCGCGCGGGAGGACTACGCCTTGTCGGTCAGGACCAGGTCCGGCCTGGTGCGAGGCCGTCCTCGCGGACGGGGAACGCGTAGGCGGGCCATGACCTCGGTGCAGGCGGTGCATCACTGGCTCGTCCGGCGGTGAGAACGAACGCGAGGGTCCGACAGTGGGCGTCGGCTGCGAGGTGGATCTTTTTCGGGCCCCGGCCGCGTGCTGATGGGCCCGCACGATCGCGGAGTCGACCGAGACGGCCCAGTTGAGGTCCTCGTCCGCGTCGGCCTGGGCCACCAGGGCGGTGAACACCCGCTCCCAGATGCCGTCGACGGCCCACATGCGCAGCCGGTTGTAGACACCTCGCCAGTTGCCGTACTTCTCCGGCAGGTGAACCCATTGCGTGCCGGTCTGGATGTAGGCGATCGCGTCGATCACCACACAATGATCGCGCCAGCGGCCACCCCGCTTTGAAGGCTGTCCCGTAAATTGTCGTCGTTCGGGGGTCGGCGGTCAGTTGGAGGTGGGTCGCGCTCCGCTCCGCGTACCCGGAGGAGTACCAAGCGCCGCCGAACCGACCGAACGACAAGCTCATCCCTTGATGAACTCGATGATCTGCGGAGCGATTTTCCTCGGGGCCATGACGACGGCGCCATGGTTCAGTCCGGGCAGGGTACGGTGGTCGGCCTGCGGCAGGATTTCGGTGACGGCGAGGGCGGCGCGCTGGAACGCGGCCGGGCTCTTGCCACCGGTCAACACGCGGGTGCGTACGGCCACCCCTTTCCACTCCTCGGCATCGA encodes the following:
- a CDS encoding LLM class flavin-dependent oxidoreductase; its protein translation is MLLLTVAAAATSRVRLNTSTLSTVYYEPPHLARQLTTLDVLGDGRLGVGAGLGWMKQEYGSARNADWQRRGKMLDDTLALLQAW
- a CDS encoding NADPH-dependent F420 reductase, whose amino-acid sequence is MSSISFIGLGGMAHAVAARAVSGGHSVELIGRDPAKAKGLASELGAGATAGTFGAVPESDLVVLAVPYTSAVPVVAQYGDALAGKVIIDISNTFNADTTGLVTPDGTSGAQEIAKAAPASAHVVKAFNTVFGHVLVQERPLDVLFAGDDEGAKANVSAFIESLGLRPLDVGGLEMARWLEGIGPLLMGLARNGAGTFDIALNVDLPG
- a CDS encoding SDR family oxidoreductase; the protein is MHVFVTGGTGHSGSHIIPELVAAGHEVTGLARSDTAAATLSALGAKVRRGDLRDLDGLKEAAVDSDGVIHVAHRQDLLPSGGIDAVAAAELPIVLAYGEVLAGTGKPLVAAGSIGSPGTGRNLGRPSTEEDPALPVGDEHKGTLRARNVVETTIIGLAERGVRSSVVRIANIAHSTADRAGFLPTLIALAKEKGFAGYPGDGTNLWNAVHIRDAASLFRLALEKGPAGSYWHAVEDGGIPVREIAEAIGDRLGLPAVSVPLDELMLPGHFGFLTNIVTRSYPTSNLITRKTLGWEPAQPGLLADLDNGHYFPSADVPAI
- a CDS encoding NADPH-dependent F420 reductase: MGFIGSGAIGSTIARLAVAAGHQVVLSNSRGPGSLADTVAELGPQASAGTSEEAAAAGDIVVVTVPVAAFPAMPPARLAGKTVIDTCNYGPERDGHIPELDDTSLTSSELLLRYVPDAMLVKAFNNIYFKHLLSLARPAGAADRSYLPIAGDSGPAKAAATEFIDSIGYGVVDAGLLADSWRQATGTPVWGTPYGPPSNEKGRPTGPDVIRAALAAATR
- a CDS encoding TetR/AcrR family transcriptional regulator, which codes for MTTTTTASRRPGRGGRERILAAAAGLFAAQGINATGMEQIAERAPVSKRTLYAHFRTKDELVLAHLKDLSSTGRTLEGVLAREDIPAKERILALFDPPPTGTDPVRGCPFIDAAAEFPDPRNAVHSYAREQKLLMVRLVTDLVAELGCREPALLAEQLVTLADGAASRAMVLGESNYGRHARTAAETLLENALPTTV
- a CDS encoding nitroreductase, with the translated sequence MSGPVFTRTRTGEAPTGGTRPGRTRTSEYAEQLIRGRRATRAFRPHPVPEDTLREVFSLAGTAPSNSNAQPWRVEVVGGARRDRLADALRTAHAERRVTADYPYSEDMYAPVHQERRAAFGAGLYGALGIGPGDHAARAAYDAESLGFYGAPHAAFLFVTGDGGPRLAADVGAYLQTLLLAMTGYGLASCPQGLLSFYADTVRDQLGVDEGKLLVGISFGYADEDAPVNRVATGRADLEATTTFHA
- a CDS encoding SMI1/KNR4 family protein, which produces MTEDELIAVIRKQTSAGNLAPVATPALIAAVEAEIGHPMPRFLRRLYTEVSNGGFGIDGRECASLSPLPDHYFCDGEDILELYRSFATPAGDPGDETVLPPGIVPIMDRGCTMWTLVDFRTPDGRIWV